The Triplophysa rosa linkage group LG3, Trosa_1v2, whole genome shotgun sequence genome has a segment encoding these proteins:
- the LOC130552272 gene encoding chymotrypsinogen B-like, with amino-acid sequence MWKTCVTLALLTCVQVCAHGPMHPRVAGGDDAKKKAWPWMVSLHDPTCHFCGGSLISSEWVLSAAHCFIGAGYKVSEKSIRVYLGKMTQREENKNEVFKEVQKIYTHDLYNAKTADNDIALLHLSSPVDLKTFWGNENKHICLVSLLAQGRDFPPDTRSMIIGWGKIKHRGKKNSCQ; translated from the exons ATGTGGAAGACGTGTGTGACTTTGGCACTGCTCACATGTGTCCAAG TTTGTGCACATGGCCCTATGCACCCTCGTGTCGCAGGTGGTGATGATGCCAAAAAGAAAGCGTGGCCGTGGATGGTTAGTTTGCACGACCCCACCTGCCATTTTTGTGGAGGTTCCCTCATCAgcagtgaatgggtgctgtcAGCAGCTCATTGTTTCATTGG ggCTGGTTACAAAGTTTCTGAGAAGAGCATACGTGTGTACTTAGGAAAGATGACACAGCGTGAAGAAAATAAGAACGAAGTTTTTAAAGAAGTACAAAAAATCTACACTCACGACCTGTACAATGCAAAGACTGCAGACAATGACATCGCTCTGCTGCACTTGTCTTCTCCTGtggatttaaaaacattttggggcaatgaaaacaaacatatttgtCTAGTGTCTCTGCTAGCCCAGGGCAGGGATTTTCCTCCTGACACCAGAAGTATGATCATAGGCTGGGGAAAAATTAAACACAGAGGTAAAAAGAATTCCtgtcagtaa